A portion of the Streptomyces platensis genome contains these proteins:
- a CDS encoding ABC-F family ATP-binding cassette domain-containing protein — MGHLEAGHLEYYLPDGRVLLGDVSFRVGEGAPVALVGANGAGKTTLLRLIAGELQPHGGAVTVSGGLGVMPQFVGSVRDERTVRDLLISVAQPRIREAAAAVDAAELAIMTAEDDDEAAQMAYAQALSDWAEARGYEAETAWDICTTAALGMPYEKAQWRKVRTLSGGEQKRLVLESLLRGTDEVLLLDEPDNYLDVPGKRWLEEQLRQTRKTVLFVSHDRELLARAAEKIVSVEPGPAGSDVWVHGGGFGTYHQARKERFARFEELRRRWDEKHAQLKKLVVSLRQAASISHEMASRYAAAQTRLRKFEEAGPPPEPPREQEITMRLRGGRTGVRAVTCENLELTGLMKPFSLEIFYGERVAVLGSNGSGKSHFLRLLAGDEENPVPHTGAWKLGARVVPGHFAQTHAHPELMGRPLLDILWTEHAKDKGQAMSALRRYELEKQAEQRFERLSGGQQARFQILLLELAGTTALLLDEPTDNLDLESAEALQEGLEAYDGTVVAVTHDRWFAKSFDRFLVFGSDGLVRETAEPVWDERRVERKR; from the coding sequence ATGGGACATCTTGAGGCCGGACATCTGGAGTACTACCTGCCGGACGGGAGGGTCCTGCTGGGGGATGTGTCCTTCCGCGTGGGGGAGGGCGCGCCGGTCGCGCTGGTGGGGGCCAACGGGGCCGGCAAGACGACGCTGCTGCGGCTGATCGCGGGGGAGCTCCAGCCGCACGGCGGGGCGGTGACGGTCAGCGGCGGGCTGGGCGTGATGCCGCAGTTCGTGGGCTCCGTACGGGATGAGCGCACCGTGCGTGACCTGCTGATTTCCGTGGCACAGCCGCGCATCAGGGAGGCGGCAGCGGCGGTGGACGCCGCCGAGCTGGCGATCATGACCGCCGAGGACGACGACGAGGCCGCGCAGATGGCCTATGCCCAGGCACTCAGCGACTGGGCCGAGGCGCGCGGCTACGAGGCCGAGACCGCCTGGGACATCTGCACGACGGCGGCGCTGGGGATGCCGTACGAGAAGGCGCAGTGGCGCAAGGTGCGCACGCTGTCCGGCGGTGAGCAGAAGCGGCTGGTGCTGGAGTCGCTGCTGCGCGGCACCGACGAGGTGCTGCTGCTGGACGAGCCGGACAACTATCTGGACGTGCCGGGCAAGCGGTGGCTGGAGGAGCAGCTGCGGCAGACCCGTAAGACGGTGCTGTTCGTCTCGCACGACCGGGAGCTGCTGGCCCGCGCCGCGGAGAAGATCGTCAGCGTGGAGCCGGGCCCGGCGGGCTCCGACGTCTGGGTGCACGGTGGCGGCTTCGGCACCTACCACCAGGCACGCAAGGAGCGCTTCGCCCGCTTCGAGGAGCTGCGGCGGCGCTGGGACGAGAAGCACGCCCAGCTGAAGAAGCTGGTGGTGTCGCTGCGGCAGGCCGCCTCCATCAGCCATGAGATGGCCTCGCGCTATGCCGCGGCGCAGACCCGGCTGCGGAAGTTCGAGGAGGCCGGGCCGCCGCCGGAGCCGCCGCGTGAGCAGGAGATCACCATGCGGCTGCGCGGCGGGCGCACCGGCGTGCGCGCGGTCACCTGCGAGAACCTGGAGCTCACCGGCCTGATGAAGCCCTTCTCCCTGGAGATCTTCTACGGCGAGCGGGTCGCGGTCCTCGGCTCCAACGGTTCCGGCAAGTCGCACTTCCTGCGGCTGCTGGCTGGGGACGAGGAGAATCCCGTCCCGCACACCGGTGCTTGGAAGCTGGGCGCCCGGGTCGTCCCCGGTCACTTCGCGCAGACGCATGCCCACCCCGAGCTGATGGGCCGCCCCCTGCTCGACATCCTGTGGACCGAACACGCCAAGGACAAGGGTCAGGCCATGTCCGCGCTGCGCCGCTATGAGCTGGAGAAACAGGCCGAGCAGCGCTTCGAGCGGCTCTCCGGCGGCCAGCAGGCGCGCTTCCAGATCCTGCTGCTGGAGCTGGCCGGGACGACCGCCCTGCTGCTCGACGAGCCGACCGACAACCTGGACCTGGAGTCGGCGGAGGCGCTTCAGGAGGGGCTGGAGGCGTACGACGGCACCGTGGTGGCGGTCACCCACGACCGGTGGTTCGCGAAGTCCTTCGACCGGTTCCTGGTCTTCGGCTCGGACGGGCTGGTGCGGGAGACGGCGGAGCCGGTGTGGGACGAGCGGCGGGTGGAGCGGAAGCGGTAG
- the rplM gene encoding 50S ribosomal protein L13 has product MRTFSPKPGDVQRQWHIIDAQDVVLGRLATQAASLLRGKHKPVYAPHVDMGDFVIIVNADKVHLSGNKRTQKMAYRHSGFPGGLRSVRYDELLDKNPEKAVEKAIKGMLPKNTLGRQMLSKLKVYAGAEHPHAAQQPVPFEITQVAQ; this is encoded by the coding sequence GTGCGTACGTTCAGCCCCAAGCCCGGCGATGTCCAGCGCCAGTGGCACATCATTGACGCGCAGGACGTTGTCCTGGGCCGTCTGGCCACCCAGGCCGCGTCCCTCCTGCGGGGCAAGCACAAGCCGGTCTACGCGCCGCACGTTGACATGGGTGACTTCGTCATCATCGTCAACGCCGACAAGGTGCACCTGTCCGGCAACAAGCGGACCCAGAAGATGGCCTACCGCCACTCGGGCTTCCCGGGCGGTCTGCGGTCGGTCCGTTACGACGAGCTGCTCGACAAGAACCCCGAGAAGGCCGTCGAGAAGGCCATCAAGGGCATGCTCCCCAAGAACACCCTCGGCCGTCAGATGCTCTCGAAGCTGAAGGTCTACGCAGGTGCCGAGCACCCGCACGCTGCGCAGCAGCCGGTCCCGTTCGAGATCACCCAGGTCGCGCAGTAA
- the rpsI gene encoding 30S ribosomal protein S9 → MAETTPETVIENENEDAVEEYTTETEVVESEYTSESLASRFGDPQPAAGLGRRKNAIARVRIVPGTGQWKINGRTLEGYFPNKVHQQEVNEPFKVLELDNRYDVVARISGGGISGQAGALRLGVARALNEADVDNNRGALKKAGFLKRDDRAVERKKAGLKKARKAPQYSKR, encoded by the coding sequence GTGGCCGAGACCACTCCCGAGACCGTCATCGAGAACGAGAACGAAGACGCCGTCGAGGAATACACCACCGAGACCGAGGTCGTGGAGTCGGAGTACACCTCCGAGTCCCTCGCCTCCCGCTTCGGCGACCCGCAGCCGGCGGCCGGCCTGGGCCGTCGCAAGAACGCCATCGCCCGCGTCCGGATCGTTCCGGGCACCGGCCAGTGGAAGATCAACGGTCGCACCCTTGAGGGCTACTTCCCCAACAAGGTGCACCAGCAGGAAGTCAACGAGCCCTTCAAGGTGCTCGAGCTCGACAACCGCTACGACGTCGTCGCCCGCATCTCCGGCGGCGGCATCTCCGGCCAGGCCGGTGCGCTGCGCCTGGGCGTGGCCCGTGCGCTGAACGAGGCGGACGTGGACAACAACCGCGGTGCGCTGAAGAAGGCCGGGTTCCTCAAGCGTGACGACCGTGCGGTCGAGCGCAAGAAGGCCGGTCTCAAGAAGGCCCGTAAGGCGCCGCAGTACAGCAAGCGCTAA
- the rpsK gene encoding 30S ribosomal protein S11, whose translation MPPKGRTAGAKKVRRKEKKNVAHGHAHIKSTFNNTIVSITDPTGNVISWASAGHVGFKGSRKSTPFAAQMAAESAARRAQEHGMRKVDVFVKGPGSGRETAIRSLQATGLEVGSIQDVTPTPHNGCRPPKRRRV comes from the coding sequence ATGCCTCCGAAGGGCCGTACGGCCGGCGCCAAGAAGGTGCGCCGCAAGGAGAAGAAGAACGTTGCCCACGGGCACGCTCACATCAAGAGCACGTTCAACAACACGATCGTCTCGATCACGGACCCCACGGGCAACGTGATCTCTTGGGCCTCTGCCGGCCACGTCGGCTTCAAGGGCTCGCGCAAGTCCACCCCCTTCGCCGCGCAGATGGCCGCCGAGTCGGCCGCCCGCCGCGCGCAGGAGCACGGCATGCGCAAGGTCGACGTCTTCGTCAAGGGTCCCGGCTCCGGCCGTGAGACCGCGATCCGCTCCCTCCAGGCCACCGGCCTCGAGGTGGGTTCGATCCAGGACGTCACCCCCACCCCGCACAACGGATGCCGCCCGCCCAAGCGCCGGCGCGTCTGA
- a CDS encoding DNA-directed RNA polymerase subunit alpha, whose amino-acid sequence MLIAQRPSLTEEVVDEYRSRFVIEPLEPGFGYTLGNSLRRTLLSSIPGAAVTSIRIDGVLHEFTTVPGVKEDVTDLILNIKQLVVSSEHDEPVVMYLRKQGPGLVTAADIAPPAGVEVHNPDLVLATLNGKGKLEMELTVERGRGYVSAVQNKQVGQEIGRIPVDSIYSPVLKVTYKVEATRVEQRTDFDKLIVDVETKQAMRPRDAMASAGKTLVELFGLARELNIDAEGIDMGPSPTDAALAADLALPIEELELTVRSYNCLKREGIHSVGELVARSEADLLDIRNFGAKSIDEVKAKLAGMGLALKDSPPGFDPTAAADAFGADDDADAGFVETEQY is encoded by the coding sequence ATGCTGATTGCTCAGCGTCCCTCGTTGACCGAAGAGGTCGTCGACGAATACCGCTCCCGGTTCGTGATCGAGCCGCTGGAGCCGGGCTTCGGCTACACCCTCGGTAACTCTCTGCGTCGTACCCTCCTGTCCTCGATTCCGGGTGCGGCGGTCACGTCCATCCGCATCGACGGTGTCCTGCACGAGTTCACCACCGTGCCGGGCGTCAAGGAGGACGTCACCGACCTCATCCTCAACATCAAGCAGCTGGTCGTCTCCTCGGAGCACGACGAGCCGGTCGTGATGTACCTGCGCAAGCAGGGTCCCGGCCTGGTCACCGCTGCTGACATCGCGCCCCCGGCCGGTGTCGAGGTGCACAACCCGGACCTGGTCCTCGCCACGCTCAACGGCAAGGGCAAGCTGGAGATGGAGCTGACCGTCGAGCGCGGTCGCGGCTACGTCTCCGCCGTCCAGAACAAGCAGGTGGGCCAGGAGATCGGCCGTATCCCGGTCGACTCCATCTACTCGCCGGTGCTCAAGGTCACCTACAAGGTCGAGGCGACCCGTGTCGAGCAGCGCACCGACTTCGACAAGCTGATCGTCGACGTCGAGACCAAGCAGGCCATGCGCCCGCGTGACGCCATGGCGTCCGCCGGTAAGACCCTGGTCGAGCTGTTCGGTCTGGCGCGCGAGCTCAACATCGACGCCGAGGGCATCGACATGGGCCCGTCCCCCACGGACGCCGCCCTCGCCGCCGACCTGGCGCTGCCGATCGAGGAGCTGGAGCTCACGGTCCGCTCGTACAACTGCCTCAAGCGTGAGGGCATCCACTCCGTGGGTGAGCTCGTGGCGCGCTCCGAGGCCGACCTGCTCGACATCCGCAACTTCGGTGCGAAGTCGATCGACGAGGTCAAGGCGAAGCTGGCCGGCATGGGCCTGGCCCTCAAGGACAGCCCGCCCGGATTCGACCCGACCGCCGCCGCCGACGCCTTCGGCGCGGACGACGACGCGGATGCGGGCTTCGTCGAGACCGAGCAGTACTAA
- the truA gene encoding tRNA pseudouridine(38-40) synthase TruA has product MSDEVKPGAVRVRMDLSYDGKDFSGWAKQAGGRRTVQGEIEDALRTVTRSAETYELTVAGRTDAGVHARGQVAHVDLPAELWAEHQDKLLRRLAGRLPKDVRVWRLAEAPYGFNARFSAIWRRYAYRVTDHHGGVDPLLRGHVLWHDWELDVEAMNEASRPLLGEHDFAAYCKRREGATTIRTLQELSWVRGADGIITATVRADAFCHNMVRSLVGAMLFVGDGHRPVEWPGKVLAAGVRDSAVHVVRPHGLTLEEVGYPADELLMARNQEARNKRTLPAAGCC; this is encoded by the coding sequence GTGAGCGACGAAGTGAAGCCGGGCGCTGTCCGGGTGCGGATGGACCTTTCCTACGACGGAAAGGACTTCTCCGGATGGGCGAAGCAGGCCGGCGGGCGGCGGACCGTCCAGGGGGAGATCGAGGACGCGCTGCGGACGGTGACCCGGTCCGCGGAGACGTATGAGCTCACCGTGGCCGGGCGGACGGACGCCGGGGTGCATGCGCGGGGGCAGGTGGCGCATGTGGATCTGCCCGCGGAGCTGTGGGCCGAGCACCAGGACAAGCTGCTGCGGCGGCTGGCCGGGCGGCTGCCGAAGGATGTCCGGGTGTGGCGGCTCGCCGAGGCGCCGTACGGCTTCAACGCACGGTTCTCGGCGATCTGGCGGCGCTATGCGTACCGGGTCACCGATCACCACGGCGGGGTGGACCCGCTGCTGCGCGGCCATGTGCTGTGGCACGACTGGGAGCTGGACGTCGAGGCGATGAACGAGGCCTCCCGGCCGCTGCTGGGTGAGCACGACTTCGCGGCGTACTGCAAGCGCCGGGAGGGCGCGACGACGATCCGTACGCTCCAGGAGCTGAGCTGGGTGCGCGGGGCCGACGGGATCATCACGGCGACCGTGCGGGCCGATGCCTTCTGCCACAACATGGTGCGGTCGCTGGTGGGGGCGATGCTGTTCGTCGGGGACGGGCACCGGCCGGTGGAGTGGCCGGGCAAGGTGCTGGCCGCCGGGGTGCGGGACTCGGCCGTGCATGTCGTACGGCCCCATGGGCTGACGCTGGAGGAGGTCGGCTATCCCGCCGACGAGCTGCTGATGGCGCGTAACCAGGAGGCGCGGAACAAGCGGACGCTGCCGGCGGCCGGCTGCTGCTGA
- the rplQ gene encoding 50S ribosomal protein L17 yields the protein MPKPAKGARLGGSAAHERLMLRNLATALFEHGRITTTEAKARRLRPYAERLVTKAKKGDLHNRRQVMQLISDKSVVHTLFTEIAPRFENRPGGYTRITKIGNRRGDNAPMAVIELVEALTVAQQATGEAEAATKRAAKDAEAAPAAEATEESKDA from the coding sequence ATGCCGAAGCCCGCCAAGGGTGCCCGTCTGGGCGGCAGCGCTGCGCACGAGCGCCTCATGCTGCGCAACCTGGCCACCGCGCTCTTCGAGCACGGCCGCATCACGACGACCGAGGCCAAGGCCCGTCGTCTGCGTCCGTACGCGGAGCGCCTGGTGACCAAGGCGAAGAAGGGCGACCTTCACAACCGCCGTCAGGTCATGCAGCTGATCTCGGACAAGAGCGTCGTGCACACGCTCTTCACCGAGATCGCCCCGCGGTTCGAGAACCGCCCGGGTGGCTACACCCGTATCACCAAGATCGGTAACCGTCGTGGCGACAACGCTCCCATGGCCGTCATCGAGCTGGTGGAGGCGCTGACCGTGGCCCAGCAGGCCACCGGTGAGGCCGAGGCCGCGACCAAGCGTGCGGCCAAGGACGCGGAGGCGGCCCCGGCTGCCGAGGCGACCGAGGAGTCGAAGGACGCCTGA
- the rpsD gene encoding 30S ribosomal protein S4, whose protein sequence is MARYTGADCKRCRREKQKLFLKGSKCESAKCPIEIRPYPPGEHGRGRTKDSEYLLQLREKQKCSRIYGVLEKQFVNYYKEANQKTGKTGENLLRILETRLDNVVYRAGFAKSRDHARQLVRHGHITVNGRKTDIPSARVAVNDIVEVREGSRNLTPFEVAKAEAGEKTVPAWLEAIPSNLRILVHSMPERQVIDTQVQEQLIVELYSK, encoded by the coding sequence ATGGCGCGTTATACCGGGGCCGACTGCAAGCGTTGCCGTCGGGAGAAGCAGAAGCTCTTCCTCAAGGGGAGCAAGTGCGAGAGCGCAAAGTGCCCGATCGAGATCCGTCCTTACCCCCCGGGTGAGCACGGTCGCGGGCGCACCAAGGACAGCGAGTACCTGCTCCAGCTTCGTGAGAAGCAGAAGTGCAGCCGTATCTACGGTGTCCTTGAGAAGCAGTTCGTGAACTACTACAAGGAAGCGAACCAGAAGACCGGCAAGACCGGTGAGAACCTTCTGCGCATCCTTGAGACCCGCCTCGACAACGTGGTCTACCGGGCCGGCTTTGCCAAGTCCCGCGACCACGCCCGTCAGCTGGTGCGTCACGGACACATCACTGTGAACGGCCGCAAGACCGACATCCCGTCGGCGCGGGTGGCCGTGAACGACATCGTCGAGGTCCGCGAGGGCTCTCGGAACCTGACCCCCTTCGAGGTGGCCAAGGCCGAGGCCGGCGAGAAGACGGTTCCGGCCTGGCTGGAAGCGATTCCGTCGAACCTGCGGATTCTCGTGCACAGCATGCCCGAGCGCCAGGTGATCGACACCCAGGTGCAGGAGCAGCTGATCGTTGAGCTCTACTCCAAGTAA